One genomic segment of Arthrobacter sp. JZ12 includes these proteins:
- a CDS encoding DEAD/DEAH box helicase — protein MTIDNHHLHADNSDDEIFVEETLVSTEEPHHEAPETFADFNVRADIVESLADAGIIHPFPIQAMTLSIALEGHDIIGQAKTGTGKTLGFGVPAIQRVVGPSDDGYDKLPAPGAPQALVVVPTRELAVQVADDLTKASKKRNARIVTIYGGRAYEPQIEALKKGTEIVVGTPGRLIDLYRQKILSLKNVRIVVLDEADEMLDLGFLPDVETLMSATPPVRQTLLFSATMPGPVVAMARRYMSHPTHIRAADPEDDGATKKDIRQLIYRAHSLDKDEVVARILQAEGRGRTIIFTKTKRTAAKLSEELVDRGFAAGAIHGDLGQGAREQALRAFRGDKIDVLVATEVAARGIDVEDITHVINFQCPEDEKAYLHRVGRTGRAGKKGTAITFVDWDEVPRWGLINKALGLDQAEPVETYSSSPHLYTDLDIPEGTKGRLPRSQRTLAGIGAEKIEDLGETGKKGGRSRSGGRRSGSASGSGTEERSRGRSRSGGPNGAKAAASEERSDAEASQRTERIERTRRSRTRRRNGEVVTKPTAEG, from the coding sequence GTGACCATAGACAACCATCACCTCCATGCAGACAACAGCGACGACGAAATCTTCGTCGAAGAGACGCTTGTCAGCACTGAAGAGCCGCACCACGAGGCGCCGGAGACATTTGCGGACTTCAACGTGCGCGCTGACATCGTCGAATCGCTTGCCGATGCCGGAATCATCCACCCCTTCCCCATCCAGGCAATGACGCTGTCGATTGCTCTGGAAGGCCACGACATCATCGGGCAGGCGAAGACCGGAACCGGCAAGACACTCGGGTTCGGCGTGCCGGCAATTCAGCGTGTGGTCGGCCCCTCCGACGACGGCTATGACAAGTTGCCCGCACCGGGAGCCCCGCAGGCGCTGGTCGTAGTACCCACGCGCGAGCTCGCTGTCCAGGTTGCCGACGACCTGACCAAGGCGTCGAAGAAGCGCAACGCGCGCATTGTGACCATCTACGGCGGCCGGGCCTATGAGCCCCAGATCGAAGCCCTCAAGAAGGGGACGGAGATTGTGGTCGGTACACCGGGCCGGTTGATCGACCTGTACCGACAGAAGATCCTGTCGCTGAAGAATGTCCGCATTGTTGTCCTTGACGAAGCTGACGAAATGCTGGACCTCGGGTTCCTGCCCGATGTCGAAACCCTCATGTCCGCAACGCCTCCGGTCCGCCAGACCCTCCTGTTCTCCGCCACCATGCCGGGCCCGGTCGTGGCAATGGCACGCCGGTACATGTCGCACCCCACGCACATCCGGGCAGCTGACCCCGAGGACGACGGCGCCACGAAGAAGGACATCCGGCAGCTCATCTACCGTGCTCATAGCCTGGACAAGGACGAGGTCGTGGCCCGCATCCTGCAGGCCGAGGGACGCGGCCGGACCATCATCTTCACTAAGACCAAGCGCACGGCCGCGAAGCTGTCCGAAGAACTGGTTGACCGCGGCTTCGCTGCCGGTGCCATCCACGGTGACCTCGGCCAGGGAGCGCGCGAGCAGGCTTTGCGTGCCTTCCGCGGAGACAAGATCGACGTTCTGGTGGCTACCGAGGTCGCGGCCCGCGGCATCGACGTCGAGGACATCACCCACGTCATCAACTTCCAGTGCCCCGAGGATGAAAAGGCCTACCTGCACCGCGTCGGACGTACCGGCCGCGCAGGCAAGAAGGGTACCGCCATCACCTTCGTGGACTGGGACGAGGTTCCGCGTTGGGGCCTGATCAACAAGGCGCTCGGCCTGGACCAGGCTGAGCCGGTGGAAACATACTCCTCATCCCCGCACCTTTACACCGACCTGGACATTCCGGAGGGCACCAAGGGCCGTCTCCCCCGCAGCCAGCGCACACTCGCCGGCATCGGTGCGGAAAAGATCGAAGACCTGGGTGAGACCGGCAAGAAGGGCGGACGCTCCCGCTCAGGCGGGCGGCGGAGCGGTTCCGCGTCCGGGTCCGGGACGGAGGAGCGGTCGCGCGGCCGCAGCCGTTCCGGTGGCCCCAACGGCGCCAAGGCTGCAGCGAGCGAGGAACGCAGCGATGCCGAGGCAAGCCAGCGCACCGAGCGCATTGAACGCACGAGGCGCTCCCGCACCCGACGCCGCAACGGCGAGGTCGTAACCAAGCCCACCGCCGAGGGCTGA
- a CDS encoding site-specific DNA-methyltransferase — protein sequence MVDAAVHPAWTPDGPNLVVHADNLEYLAGLPDGSFTMIYVDPPFNTGRAQRRQQTTMVRSAPGEGDRIGFKGLSYSTVRGMLASYDDAFEDYWEFLAPRLAEAWRLLADDGTLYVHLDYREVHYAKVMLDMLFGRASFLNEIIWAYDYGARARRRWPAKHDNILVYVKDPEGYYFNSDEVDREPYMAPGLVTPEKAALGKLPTDVWWHTIVSPTGREKTGYPTQKPEGLIRRAVAASSRPGDWVLDFFAGSGTLGAAAGKLDRRFVCVDSNPQAIEVMERRLAPWLVETDRDGVPVATG from the coding sequence ATGGTTGACGCTGCGGTCCATCCGGCCTGGACGCCGGATGGACCGAACCTCGTGGTGCATGCCGACAACCTGGAGTACCTCGCAGGATTACCGGACGGTTCCTTCACGATGATTTACGTGGACCCTCCGTTCAACACCGGGCGGGCCCAGCGGCGGCAGCAGACAACTATGGTCAGAAGCGCACCCGGCGAGGGCGACCGGATCGGGTTCAAGGGCCTTAGCTACTCGACCGTCAGGGGCATGCTGGCGAGCTACGACGATGCTTTCGAGGACTACTGGGAGTTCCTGGCCCCGCGCCTTGCCGAAGCCTGGCGCCTGCTGGCTGACGACGGAACCCTCTACGTTCACCTGGACTACCGCGAGGTGCACTACGCCAAGGTGATGCTGGACATGCTTTTCGGCAGGGCTAGCTTCCTCAACGAGATCATCTGGGCGTACGACTACGGTGCCCGTGCCCGCCGCCGTTGGCCGGCCAAGCACGACAACATCCTTGTCTACGTGAAGGATCCCGAGGGTTACTACTTCAACAGCGATGAAGTGGACCGTGAACCTTACATGGCCCCGGGCCTGGTAACCCCCGAAAAGGCCGCGCTCGGCAAGCTTCCCACCGACGTGTGGTGGCATACGATCGTCTCGCCCACCGGAAGGGAAAAGACCGGCTACCCCACGCAGAAGCCCGAGGGCCTGATACGCCGGGCGGTCGCAGCAAGCAGCAGGCCGGGCGACTGGGTCCTGGACTTCTTCGCGGGATCAGGCACCCTGGGCGCCGCAGCCGGAAAGCTCGACCGAAGGTTCGTCTGCGTGGACAGCAATCCCCAGGCCATCGAAGTGATGGAGCGCCGCCTGGCGCCCTGGCTTGTCGAAACCGACCGGGACGGCGTCCCCGTCGCGACCGGATAA
- a CDS encoding PHP domain-containing protein has product MRIDLHAHSTVSDGTESPAELMRAAAAAGLDVIALTDHDSTAGWSEAAAEARTLGLALVPGMEVSCRTDTGVSVHVLSYLHNPDDPGLLAEVERSRDARLTRAERMVEKLAADYPISWEHVLEHVADGATIGRPHIADTLVSLNVVGTRSEAFASMLSARSPYWVGHYAPHPVHAVALVRAAGGVPVFAHPVASSRGRIVDSDVTHAMIDAGLLGLEIEHRDNPEEGRKELRGIAAKNNLLVTGSSDYHGTGKPNLLGENLTHPDVLARLEELGTGSRVIR; this is encoded by the coding sequence GTGAGAATCGACCTGCACGCCCACTCAACGGTGTCCGACGGTACGGAAAGTCCGGCGGAGCTTATGCGCGCGGCCGCAGCGGCAGGGCTTGATGTCATCGCGCTGACCGATCATGACTCCACCGCGGGGTGGTCTGAGGCGGCGGCGGAAGCCAGGACCCTGGGACTGGCGCTGGTGCCAGGCATGGAAGTTTCCTGCCGAACGGACACGGGAGTCAGCGTCCATGTGCTGTCCTACCTCCACAACCCGGATGATCCCGGGCTGCTCGCCGAGGTGGAGCGGTCACGGGATGCACGGCTCACGCGCGCTGAACGAATGGTGGAGAAGCTGGCGGCGGACTATCCCATCTCCTGGGAGCACGTCCTGGAACACGTGGCCGACGGCGCCACCATCGGCCGGCCCCACATCGCCGACACCCTGGTGTCCCTCAATGTGGTGGGAACCCGTAGCGAAGCGTTTGCGAGTATGCTCAGCGCCCGCTCGCCCTACTGGGTGGGACACTATGCGCCGCATCCCGTCCATGCCGTGGCACTTGTGCGGGCAGCCGGGGGTGTGCCGGTGTTCGCGCACCCCGTCGCTTCTTCCCGCGGCCGTATCGTTGACAGCGACGTCACGCATGCCATGATCGACGCCGGCCTGCTGGGCCTCGAGATCGAGCACCGGGACAACCCGGAGGAGGGACGGAAAGAGTTGCGGGGCATTGCGGCGAAGAACAACCTGCTGGTGACCGGCTCAAGCGACTACCACGGTACGGGTAAGCCCAATCTCCTGGGCGAAAACCTCACCCATCCGGACGTTCTGGCCAGACTTGAGGAACTCGGCACCGGAAGCCGCGTCATTCGCTAA
- a CDS encoding acyltransferase family protein: MSPHKPTHRNKPLDGLRAIAVSAVVAYHLAPGALPGGFLGVDLFFVLSGYLITALAAEELRTSGRLDLRSFWTRRLRRIVPALVPVVLVTFALVLLFPTGADRELRSQAFGAATFSTNWVQVASGGTYFAESEPPLLLHLWSLAVEEQFYLLWPLLLVLLWRLWRVRSGDGLPLPAAFVVLAAAFASAGLMALNFSPAADPSRLYFGTETHGFGLLLGAWSALAGAGTGRLLAPAASRVVLPAALLVLLAFFVVLHDDGAAAYQGGMFAFTAVTALVVAILRHPEGAAAGLLASRPLQWVGRRSYGIYLWHWPWTVLVTGWLPAEADAWAAAAVVPLTLTCAALSWRFLEKPILARGVRTSGAGVFRSWRAREVRPALIGGTAALASVTVLAGTAVAMSPATTQLEDQLAAGQAAAEQAAAEANATPAPSAQPTNTAPEKPPAASEAVDDAPLQGGSVTALGDSVMLAAAPHLVEQMPGIDVQAEVGRQMSEAPALAAELDRQGKLRPVVVVGLGTNGEFDAGVLEELLRAIGPDRKLVLVTAHGAREWVPMVNETMRSFADGRPNVVLAEWDRAAPSVTDFASDGIHPGPQGGARYAELVRSGR; encoded by the coding sequence ATGTCGCCGCACAAGCCGACGCATCGGAACAAACCGCTCGATGGGCTGAGGGCGATCGCCGTCAGTGCTGTCGTTGCCTATCATCTAGCGCCCGGCGCGCTGCCCGGGGGATTCCTCGGCGTGGACCTCTTCTTCGTGTTGAGCGGCTACCTCATTACAGCGCTCGCCGCCGAGGAGTTGCGCACTTCCGGCCGCCTCGATCTTCGTTCGTTCTGGACCCGCAGGCTCCGACGGATCGTGCCTGCACTCGTTCCCGTGGTGCTGGTGACCTTCGCGCTTGTACTGCTGTTTCCGACAGGAGCGGACCGTGAGCTTCGGAGCCAGGCCTTCGGTGCTGCGACCTTCAGCACCAACTGGGTGCAGGTAGCCTCCGGCGGCACCTACTTCGCAGAGTCGGAGCCGCCGCTGTTGCTTCACCTGTGGTCGCTGGCAGTCGAGGAGCAGTTCTACCTGCTCTGGCCCCTTCTGCTGGTGCTGCTCTGGAGGCTCTGGCGGGTACGGTCGGGAGACGGGCTTCCGCTGCCCGCTGCTTTCGTAGTCCTCGCCGCTGCTTTCGCAAGCGCCGGGCTCATGGCGCTGAACTTTTCTCCTGCCGCCGATCCGAGCCGGCTGTACTTTGGCACCGAAACCCACGGTTTCGGCCTGCTTTTGGGTGCGTGGTCAGCACTCGCCGGGGCTGGTACCGGCAGGCTGCTGGCACCGGCCGCAAGCCGCGTGGTGCTTCCTGCCGCACTGCTCGTCCTGCTCGCGTTCTTCGTGGTCCTGCACGACGACGGTGCTGCCGCCTACCAGGGCGGAATGTTCGCCTTCACGGCGGTTACGGCATTGGTCGTGGCCATACTGCGTCATCCGGAAGGTGCCGCCGCAGGGTTGCTCGCGAGCCGGCCGCTGCAGTGGGTGGGCAGGCGCAGCTACGGAATCTATTTGTGGCACTGGCCCTGGACCGTCCTGGTAACCGGGTGGCTTCCGGCAGAGGCGGACGCATGGGCGGCCGCCGCCGTCGTGCCGTTGACACTCACTTGCGCGGCACTGAGCTGGCGCTTCCTGGAGAAGCCAATCCTGGCCCGCGGTGTACGTACGTCGGGCGCGGGTGTCTTTCGATCATGGCGTGCGCGGGAAGTTCGGCCTGCCCTCATCGGCGGCACGGCTGCCCTGGCCTCCGTCACGGTACTGGCCGGTACGGCCGTTGCAATGTCCCCGGCGACTACCCAGCTTGAGGACCAGTTGGCCGCAGGACAAGCAGCGGCGGAGCAAGCCGCAGCCGAGGCGAACGCAACTCCTGCGCCGTCGGCACAGCCCACCAACACTGCACCGGAAAAGCCTCCGGCAGCTTCCGAAGCGGTGGACGACGCCCCCCTGCAGGGCGGGTCTGTGACAGCGCTCGGCGATTCGGTGATGCTGGCGGCTGCGCCCCACCTGGTGGAGCAGATGCCCGGCATCGACGTTCAGGCGGAGGTGGGCAGGCAGATGTCGGAGGCGCCGGCGCTCGCCGCCGAACTGGACAGGCAGGGCAAGCTTCGGCCAGTGGTCGTCGTCGGACTGGGTACCAACGGTGAGTTTGACGCTGGGGTACTAGAGGAACTCCTGAGGGCCATTGGCCCCGACCGGAAGTTGGTGCTTGTGACTGCGCACGGCGCACGGGAGTGGGTGCCCATGGTGAACGAGACGATGCGGTCGTTCGCGGACGGCCGGCCCAATGTGGTCCTGGCGGAGTGGGACCGGGCGGCGCCTTCGGTCACCGATTTTGCCTCGGACGGGATCCATCCGGGACCGCAGGGAGGCGCCAGATACGCGGAACTGGTGCGTTCCGGGCGATGA